The following proteins are co-located in the Macrobrachium rosenbergii isolate ZJJX-2024 chromosome 26, ASM4041242v1, whole genome shotgun sequence genome:
- the LOC136852979 gene encoding gastrula zinc finger protein XlCGF57.1-like, whose protein sequence is MAAESSTLPIIERQKENLEEGLTEIEVDRSLVLEPSIEVKEEPEFIGCDEFDGDYSCQFIKSEEDFVSCDKEKEKKMIGEGNVQLHTVITEDADDPFISHEKIFCEKFPYETDEDNCKNVEMLSPNANKEGEPVTYHECQSSFSPSNQPGTHLRNHTGKRPVTCSVCQNSFSCKGSLKVHMRTHTGEKPYVCSECPSRFAHSDSLNRHMRTHTGEEKPYACPVCPNRYSYLNSLKIHLKTHTGEKEFTCPECQKSFALKNVLKTHMRTHTGEKPYTCSDCQKSFSQLNSLRKHMKIHTGENSPTRDKSHTREKLFSCTECSGTFSRGDSLKRHLKTHTGEKPYTCLECQNSFAQLSYLKIHMRTHTGEKPFSCTECPCRFSHVSHLKRHKQIHTGGKAYVCTDCPSSFSLSRHLKAHMRCHTREKTYTCNECPKSFDNSDSLRIHMKSHTG, encoded by the coding sequence ATGGCAGCTGAATCCTCAACATTGCCAATAATCGAAAGACAAAAAGAGAATTTAGAAGAGGGGCTCACTGAAATTGAAGTTGATAGGTCTTTGGTTTTAGAGCCCTCTATAGAAGTTAAGGAAGAGCCAGAATTTATTGGGTGTGATGAATTTGATGGTGATTATTCATGCCAGTTTATAAAGAGTGAGGAAGACTTTGTGAGTTgtgataaagaaaaggaaaagaaaatgattggaGAAGGAAATGTACAGTTACATACAGTAATCACAGAGGATGCTGATGACCCATTTATCTCTCATGAAAAAATTTTCTGTGAGAAATTCCCATATGAAACTGATGAGGATAATTGCAAAAATGTGGAAATGTTATCACCGAATGCTAATAAGGAAGGGGAGCCTGTAACTTATCATGAATGCCAGAGCAGTTTCTCTCCTTCAAATCAGCCAGGAACTCACTTGAGAAACCATACGGGAAAGAGACCTGTTACTTGCTCTGTGTGTCAAAATAGTTTTAGTTGCAAAGGAAGTCTTAAGGTTCACATGAGAACACATACTGGAGAGAAACCGTACGTTTGTTCTGAATGTCCAAGTAGGTTTGCTCATTCAGATAGTTTGAATAGGCACATGAGAACTCACACTGGAGAGGAGAAACCTTATGCTTGTCCTGTATGTCCTAACAGATATTCTTATTTAAATAGTctgaaaatacacttaaaaactcatactggagagaaaGAGTTCACTTGTCCCGAATGTCAAAAAAgctttgctttaaaaaatgttcttaaaacccatatgagaactcatacaggagagaagccttACACTTGCAGTGACtgtcaaaaaagtttttctcaGTTAAATAGTCTCAGGAAACACATgaaaattcatactggagagaattCACCAACTAGAGATAAGTCACATACAAGAGAGAAGCTATTTAGTTGCACCGAATGTTCAGGTACTTTTTCTCGTGGAGATAGTCTCAAAAGACACTTGAAAACCCACACTGGAGAAAAACCATATACTTGTCTTGAATGTCAAAATAGTTTTGCACAGTTGAGTTACCTCAAAATCCATATGAGGACTCATACAGGAGAAAAGCCATTCTCATGCACCGAATGTCCTTGCAGATTTTCTCATGTGAGTCATCTCAAAAGGCATAAGCAAATTCACACTGGAGGGAAGGCTTATGTTTGCACTGATTGTCCAAgtagtttttctctctcccgCCATCTCAAAGCACACATGAGGTGTCATACCAGAGAGAAGACCTACACTTGCAACGAATGTCCAAAAAGTTTTGATAATTCAGATAGCCTCAGAATACACATGAAAAGCCATACTGGATAG
- the LOC136852982 gene encoding oocyte zinc finger protein XlCOF6-like — protein sequence MRTHTGERPYTCSVCQNAFSFKRSLKVHMRTHTGEKPYNCSECSSSFAHSDSFKRHMRTHTGERKPYACPECPNRYSYLNSLKIHLKTHTGEKEFTCPECQKSFAFKNVLKTHMKTHTGEKPYTCSDCQKSFTQLHSLRKHMRIHTGEKSPSREKLFVCPECSGSFSRSDTLKIHMRTHTGLKPFTCAECQSSFSQVGHLKAHMRIHTGEKPYSCTECPCSFSHSSHLKRHKQIHTGEKAYACAECPSSFSLPVISKHT from the coding sequence atgagaactcatactggAGAGAGACCTTACACTTGTTCTGTGTGTCAAAATGCGTTCAGTTTCAAAAGAAGTCTCAAAGTCCACATGAGAACTCACACTGGAGAGAAACCTTACAATTGCTCTGAATGTTCCAGTAGTTTTGCTCATTCAGATAGTTTCAAAAggcacatgagaactcatactggAGAGAGAAAACCTTATGCTTGTCCTGAATGTCCTAATAGATATTCTTATTTAAACAGTCtcaaaatacacttaaaaactcatactggagagaaaGAGTTCACTTGTCCTGAGTGTCAAAAAAGCTTTGCTTTCAAAAATGTTCTCAAAACCCATATgaaaactcatacaggagagaagccttACACTTGCAGTGACTGTCAGAAAAGCTTTACTCAGTTGCATAGTCTCAGGAAacacatgagaattcatacaggagagaagtCACCTTCAAGAGAAAAGTTATTTGTTTGCCCCGAATGTTCAGGTTCTTTTTCTCGTTCAGATACTCTTAAaatacacatgagaactcatactggTTTGAAACCATTTACTTGCGCTGAGTGTCAAAGTAGTTTTTCCCAAGTGGGTCATCTCAAGGcccatatgagaattcatacggGAGAAAAGCCGTACTCTTGCACAGAATGTCCGTGTAGTTTTTCTCACTCAAGCCATCTCAAAAGGCATAAGCAGATTCACACTGGAGAGAAGGCTTATGCATGTGCGGAGTGTCCAAGTAGTTTTTCTCTTCCCGTCATCTCAAAGCACACATGA
- the LOC136852981 gene encoding gastrula zinc finger protein XlCGF8.2DB-like: protein MEAGNSLSLPLIKQEKETLEDELTEITVDGSVFVDSSEDVKSEPEYTDCNEFDVNCSSESIKIEEDSLSFDGESEEFIAEENVQFHTAVSDDSKIPFVSSGELLTEKVGEESDENYVTWDMFAKRPKGVRKKVTCAECQASFSELRQLRSHMRIHTGEKRPFPCTECESAFTRLYHLKIHMRNHTGEKPYTCSVCQRGFTRSSRLTNHMRTHTGEKPYTCSICQKSFTLPRHLKIHMRTHTGEKPFVCTLCPSTFSHSDNLKIHMRTHTGERPFVCSECPKSYSRLSSLKIHRRTHTGEKPFTCSECQTSFSLSHHLKRHMRTHVL from the coding sequence ATGGAAGCTGGAAACTCATTGTCATTGCCTTTAATCAAACAAGAGAAGGAAACTTTGGAGGATGAACTTACTGAAATCACAGTTGATGGTTCTGTATTTGTTGACTCTTCCGAAGATGTTAAGAGTGAGCCAGAGTATACCGACTGTAATGAATTTGATGTGAATTGTTCATCTGAGTCTATAAAGATTGAGGAAGACTCTCTAAGTTTTGATGGGGAAAGTGAAGAATTTATTGCAGAAGAAAATGTGCAGTTTCATACAGCAGTCTCAGATGATTCTAAAATACCATTCGTATCTTCCGGCGAACTACTCACTGAGAAAGTGGGTGAAGAGTCTGATGAAAATTACGTAACTTGGGACATGTTTGCAAAGAGACCTAAAGGAGTAAGGAAGAAAGTCACTTGTGCTGAATGTCAAGCTAGTTTTTCCGAATTACGTCAACTGAGAAGCCACATGAGAATTCACACAGGAGAGAAGAGACCATTTCCTTGCACTGAATGCGAAAGTGCTTTTACTCGGTTATATCATCTCAAAATCCACATGAGAAATcacacaggagagaaaccatacaCTTGCTCCGTATGTCAAAGAGGTTTTACTCGCTCGAGTCGTCTCACAAaccacatgagaactcatacaggagagaaaccgtATACTTGCTCCATATGTCAAAAAAGCTTCACCCTCCCAAGACATCTCAAAAtccacatgagaactcatacaggagaaaaGCCATTCGTGTGCACTTTATGTCCAAGCACCTTTTCTCATTCAGATAACCTCAAAATCCACATGAGAACTCACACTGGAGAGAGGCCATTTGTTTGCTCTGAATGTCCAAAAAGTTATTCTCGTTTAAGTAGCCTCAAAATACACAGAAGaactcatactggagagaagccgtTCACTTGCAGTGAATGCCAAACTAGTTTTTCCCTATCCCATCATCTCAAAAGGCACATGAGAACTCATGTTTTATAA